One part of the Rutidosis leptorrhynchoides isolate AG116_Rl617_1_P2 chromosome 1, CSIRO_AGI_Rlap_v1, whole genome shotgun sequence genome encodes these proteins:
- the LOC139889589 gene encoding replication protein A 70 kDa DNA-binding subunit C-like, whose product MLKQQNMNYDSQSNGFLPDTPYIYIFSIVTNLIFEANGNNENYKLVIKLLCESLALNEIQLNSFLWISDHVDTIGKVGKREILMETGAIEEIVNLDVDFMDPQSCATMQKMEPAFINVRDIAAVSKNIALLVKVVRMWVQKGYGYDKNNFINELILVDEQGDKIGLLIRSQLRAKFVRQFSEDGTYIIRNVSVADNKLWKTIHCDHEYKLSCVFKTFVTKTSEWNGQPTRFNFRQFSDILNLEIGYDVSVDVIGRMVGIGNLTPYVRDGLDTKYINATIKDISGDVLYCTLWGDFADKLNDYMDVKQPGVGVILIIQFGKTKERLCENTVNTDWKCTEVYLNSDDPVTNEFRTRYIEAHGDDDVLVTVAPTPTVSSKT is encoded by the exons ATGTTGAAACAACAAAATATGAATTATGACTCACAATCAAATGGATTTCTACCTGATACACCATACATTTACATATTCTCGATTGTTACG AACTTGATCTTTGAAGCAAATGGAAACAATGAAAATTACAag ttaGTCATAAAGCTGTTATGCGAGTCGTTAGCACTAAACGAAATACAACTTAATAGTTTCTTATGGATTTCTGATCATGTTGATACTATAG GGAAGGTGGGCAAAAGAGAGATACTTATGGAGACAGGGGCTATTGAAGAGATTGTAAATCTGGATGTCGATTTCATGGATCCACAGTCATGTGCAACTATG CAAAAAATGGAACCTGCATTCATTAACGTGCGAGATATTGCCGCTGTCAGCAAGAATATTGCTCTCCTAGTCAAAGTGGTTAGGATGTGGGTGCAAAAAGGGTATGGATATGACAAAAACAACTTCATCAATGAACTCATTCTTGTGGATGAGCAG GGTGATAAAATAGGTTTGTTAATTAGAAGCCAGCTAAGGGCTAAGTTTGTAAGACAGTTTTCTGAAGATGGTACTTATATCATAAGAAATGTATCTGTCGCTGACAATAAATTGTGGAAGACAATTCATTGCGATCATGAATATAAACTTTCATGCGTATTCAAAACATTTGTTACCAAAACAAGCGAATGGAATGGACAACCAACTCGCTTTAACTTTAGACAATTCTCTGATATTTTGAATTTAGAGATTGGTTACGATGTGTCAGTTG ATGTGATTGGCAGGATGGTTGGGATTGGTAACCTGACTCCATATGTGAGGGATGGTCTTGATACAAAGTATATCAATGCTACTATAAAAGACATAAG TGGGGACGTACTGTATTGCACCCTTTGGGGTGATTTTGCTGACAAGCTGAATGATTACATGGATGTAAAACAGCCGGGGGTTGGCGTTATATTGATCATACAATTCGGAAAGACCAAGGAGAGACTAT GTGAAAACACAGTCAACACCGACTGGAAATGCACAGAAGTTTACCTGAACTCAGATGACCCTGTTACTAATGAATTTAGGACCAG GTATATTGAAGCACATGGCGACGATGATGTGTTGGTTACAGTTGCGCCAACACCAACTGTGTCCAGTAAGACATAA
- the LOC139889596 gene encoding uncharacterized protein, whose amino-acid sequence MLFTFKKVGQYVSYATIDGIIPDEGWCYIACKKCLCKVAAIDDVDELTLDADGILVLEMENMIKKHCSTNNKKQIKHGQYMVKDIHNRISEARTTKQPHTGPLRELNSITSTHNFANNSLGKPKDTPIHDPVISRRIRKDILLRKRNNSTATLDVDPTINNRIIQVTHAVKSRQQHNVQPIESGSSRQTLLLRGSCSNRQKRCNRGKENCNLQMPAEHIQPYMTEISSKTDELLVNQRSSSPAAFYPTNIETTGTSKSVLSRKVSKIRRANINDKKNGSISPMPCTPPSFLDFQSSGSTSNIILDSNVQLDTPTTLASKESRKRRSIILNNKRGKQCRYVNSSIQPIPFNIDVTTPTQLVLDETREYCNEGDPTYKCAAYGAMLWYRETLRGMSTKGIAGSFSLCCLKGKIVLPVFSKPPPKLLLDLYTYNHPLSKHFIDNIRQYNMVFSFTSMGGKIDNTIKKGKGPYTFRIRGQNCHRYGGLVPVDGSSPKFSQLYIYDTANEAANRKRAMGSTHSSASHQSSGNEGLDQGLINQIMDLLNECNPLVKMFRMARDRFEAEPTVDFKIKLIGRRTTDGRNYNLPSVDEVAALIVGDIDMSFDKRDIIIECRSEGLKRICELHPQYLALQYPLIFAYAEDGYRTDIYHRDVDGSTSRKKKRVTMREFFAYKIQERGHSGSLLHSAKKLYQQFLVDAYTAVESERISYIRNKQKIKRCESLKNLTNQSNLGNIDTSMLGNRFKLPSSFTGSARYMIENYRDAMALCRTFGYPDLFLTFTCNPKWPEIRRVLKGTIFKAEDKPTYQARIFKIKLDRLMHDLKVKNFFGRVGADVYTVEFQKRGLPHAHICLFLDKKDKMPNPEDVDKYICAEIPDKNTDPELYQLVSDLMMHGPCGEKNPNCPCTDVDKKCTKHFPKPFADKTSVDKEGYPIYRRRQDGRVVTKQGHDLDNRYVVPYNPLLLKRYQAHLNVEWCNQVGSIRYLFKYINKGNDRVTAGVCDSQTDEIKEYYDCRYVSTCEAVWRILAFDIHNRTPAVIRLPFHLNGEQAIVFDEEEMLDNVLNKPSVNSSMFTEWMNCNKHSAEARKLTYVEFPSKFCWQQKERVWTRRKIGSGSVGRIHHVSPQAGELFYLRILLNKVKGPTSYEDIRTVNKKVCATFKDACYEMGLLDDDQEYIDGIKEASTWSSGHQVRLLFAQLLLSNSLSRPEIVYQNTIQFLSADLLQQERMIARNSGEEVDKDMLENCTLYEIEKILQRNSSTLKKFISMPYPVESFSGMPRNSLITDELSYNRSALADEHACLFSKLTEEQKNAYETIVSAVNEGKGGVFFLYGYGGTGKTFVWKTLYASLRSRGNIVLNVASSGIAALLLSGGRTAHSRFAIPINPTDESFCCITPNSNLAELICRTKLIIWDEAPMVHRICVETFDRSLRDICRHVNSNSMDTPFGGKVVVFGGDFRQVLPVVHQGKREDTVGASLNSSYIWSHVTVLKLTVNMRLGGANNATGDTKAFADWILRIGNGTLGEPNDGECDVIMPDDILITNVEDPIGSLIASIYPNFIDNLGNPSYYQERAILAPTHDDVNIINDHMMTFLEGEEHVFLSSDSICQSEKGADFNNELYTNEFLNSIQVGGLPKHRLVLKVGVPVMLLRNVDQSSGLCNGTRLQITKLTDKMIQAKILTGTHVGTLTCVPRMLIVPSDKRIPFRFQRRQYPLSVCFAMTINKSQGQSLSHVGLFLQRPVFSHGQLYVALSRVRSKSGLKVLIINKDKTLGNSTKNVVYKEVLQYL is encoded by the exons ATGTTGTTTACATTTAAAAAGGTTGGTCAATATGTTTCTTATGCTACCATTGATGGAATCATTCCTGATGAAGGCTGGTGTTACATAGCATGTAAAAAGTGCTTATGCAAAGTGGCTGCTATCGATGATGTTGATGAGCTAACCCTTGATGCTGATGGCATTTTG GTACTTGAAATGGAAAATATGATAAAGAAACATTGCTCTACCAACAACAAAAAACAAATTAAGCATGGACAGTATATGGTTAAGGACATCCACAACCGCATATCAGAAGCACGCACCACCAAACAGCCACACACAGGTCCACTAAGGGAGCTAAATTCGATTACATCTACTCATAACTTTGCGAATAACTCTTTAG GTAAACCAAAAGATACTCCAATCCATGATCCCGTCATTTCAAGAAGGATTAGAAAGGACATCCTTCTCAGAAAAAGGAACAACTCAACAGCCACTTTGGATGTTGATCCGACTATCAACAACCGTATCATTCAAG TGACCCATGCGGTTAAATCCAGACAACAACATAATGTGCAGCCCATTGAAAGTGGTTCAAGTCGACAAACATTATTACTTCGTGGTAGTTGTTCAAATAGACAAAAACGTTGTAATCGTGGTAAGGAAAATTGCAATCTGCAGATGCCTGCAGAACATATCCAACCTTACATGACCGAAATATCGAGCAAAACTGACGAACTATTAGTCAACCAACGATCCTCATCTCCTGCAG CTTTCTATCCGACTAATATCGAAACAACTGGGACTAGCAAGTCGGTTTTATCAAGAAAAGTTAGCAAAATTCGAAGAGCTaacattaatgataaaaaaaatggtAGCATAAGCCCTATGCCGTGTACACCTCCTTCCTTTCTAGATTTCCAGTCATCGGGGTCAACAAGTAATATAATACTTGATTCAAATGTACAATTAGACACTCCAACAACACTTGCATCTAAAG AATCAAGAAAGCGTAGATCAATAATTTTGAATAACAAACGCGGTAAACAGTGTCGTTATGTAAACTCTTCTATCCAACCTATCCCATTTAACATCGATGTAACTACGCCCACCCAACTCGTGCTTGATGAGACCAGGG AGTATTGTAATGAAGGGGATCCAACTTACAAGTGTGCTGCTTATGGTGCAATGTTGTGGTATCGAGAAACACTACGTGGAATGTCGACTAAAGGCATTGCAGGATCTTTCTCGCTATGTTGTCTAAAGGGCAAGATTGTTCTGCCCGTATTTAGTAAACCACCACCAAAGCTACTACTTGATCTATACACCTATAATCACCCTTTGAGCAAACATTTTATAGATAACATCAGACAATACAACATGGTTTTCTCATTTACATCCATGGGTGGAAAGATTGACAACACCATAAAAAAGGGTAAAGGTCCATACACTTTTCGCATTCGTGGTCAGAATTGTCATAGATATGGTGGTTTGGTCCCAGTAGATGGCTCATCACCAAAATTCTCACAACTTTACATTTATGACACAGCAAACGAAGCTGCAAACAGGAAAAGAGCAATGGG TTCCACACACAGTTCAGCATCACATCAGTCAAGCGGTAACGAAGGCCTTGATCAAGGTTTAATAAACCAGATTATGGACCTATTGAATGAATGCAATCCTCTAGTCAAAATGTTTAGAATGGCACGTGACCGTTTTGAAGCTGAACCAACTGTGGATTTTAAGATTAAGCTAATTGGTCGAAGGACTACTGATGGCAGAAATTACAATCTCCCGTCAGTTGACGAGGTAGCCGCTTTGATTGTGGGTGATATAGACATGTCTTTTGACAAACGGGACATAATAATTGAGTGTCGCAGCGAAGGATTAAAACGTATATGTGAGTTACATCCACAATACCTGGCTCTTCAATATCCACTTATATTTGCTTATGCGGAAGATGGGTACAGAACAGATATATATCATAGAGACGTTGATGGATCAACATCAAGGAAGAAGAAAAGAGTGACCATGCGTGAATTTTTTGCATATAAGATTCAAGAAAGAGGACACTCGGGATCTTTGTTACACAGTGCTAAGAAACTGTATCAACAGTTTTTAGTGGATGCCTACACTGCGGTGGAATCCGAAAGAATCTCTTACATACGCAACAAACAAAAGATTAAGCGATGTGAATCTCTTAAAAACCTGACAAACCAATCAAATCTTGGCAACATTGACACGAGTATGTTAGGGAACCGGTTCAAATTACCTTCTTCCTTTACGGGTAGCGCGCGGTACATGATCGAGAATTATCGTGATGCAATGGCATTGTGTAGAACGTTTGGTTATCCAGACCTGTTTCTCACCTTCACGTGCAATCCGAAGTGGCCTGAAATTAGGCGGGTTTTGAAAGGTACTATTTTTAAAGCCGAGGACAAACCTACTTACCAGGCAAGAATTTTCAAGATAAAGCTCGATCGCCTTATGCATGATCTGAAAGTTAAAAATTTTTTTGGAAGGGTGGGAGCAG ATGTTTATACAGTTGAATTTCAGAAACGCGGTCTCCCCCACGCCCATATTTGTCTTTTCCTTGATAAAAAAGACAAGATGCCTAATCCCGAAGATGTAGACAAATACATATGTGCTGAAATACCTGATAAAAATACTGATCCCGAGTTGTATCAACTCGTCAGTGATCTAATGATGCATGGTCCATGTGGAGAAAAGAATCCTAATTGCCCGTGCACAGATGTTGACAAAAAGTGCACAAAACATTTTCCAAAGCCGTTTGCAGATAAAACATCTGTTGATAAAGAAGGATATCCCATATACAGGCGAAGGCAAGACGGGAGAGTTGTAACTAAGCAAGGTCATGATTTAGATAATAGATATGTTGTCCCTTACAATCCGTTACTACTAAAGAGGTATCAAGCTCATTTGAATGTCGAATGGTGTAATCAAGTAGGTTCGATCAGATATTTATTTAAGTACATAAACAAAGGAAATGATCGAGTAACGGCTGGTGTATGTGATTCTCAAACAGACGAAATTAAAGAGTACTATGACTGCAG ATATGTGTCGACTTGTGAGGCTGTATGGCGGATATTGGCTTTTGATATACACAACAGGACACCTGCAGTTATTCGACTTCCGTTTCACCTTAACGGTGAACAAGCTATTGTTTTTGATGAAGAAGAGATGCTTGACAATGTTCTTAATAAGCCGTCTGTTAACTCTTCGATGTTCACTGAATGGATGAATTGCAACAAACATAGCGCAGAAGCTCGGAAACTAACATACGTTGAGTTTCCATCAAAGTTTTGTTGGCAACAAAAAGAAAGGGTTTGGACAAGGAGAAAAATAGGTTCTGGTTCAGTTGGACGTATCCATCATGTATCTCCTCAAGCAGGTGAGTTGTTTTATCTCAGGATCTTATTGAACAAAGTGAAAGGTCCAACATCATATGAAGACATTCGGACAGTGAATAAAAAGGTTTGTGCGACATTTAAAGATGCTTGCTATGAGATGGGCTTATTAGATGACGACCAAGAGTACATTGACGGGATAAAAGAGGCGAGCACTTGGAGTTCGGGACATCAAGTACGGTTGTTGTTTGCTCAGTTACTATTATCCAACAGTTTAAGTAGACCAGAAATTGTATACCAAAACACAATTCAGTTCCTATCAGCTGATCTACTTCAACAAGAAAGAATGATTGCAAGGAATTCAG GTGAAGAAGTTGACAAAGATATGCTTGAAAATTGTACTTTATACGAGATCGAAAAAATACTACAAAGAAATAGTAGTACGCTAAAGAAATTTATTTCAATGCCATATCCAGTTGAATCCTTTAGTGGCATGCCACGCAATTCATTGATTACGGATGAGCTATCATATAACAGGTCAGCTTTAGCAGATGAACATGCATGTCTCTTTTCAAAATTAACCGAAGAGCAAAAAAATGCGTACGAGACTATTGTAAGTGCGGTAAATGAGGGTAAAGGTGGCGTATTTTTCTTGTACGGATATGGTGGTACTGGTAAAACATTTGTTTGGAAAACGTTGTACGCTTCTTTACGTAGTCGTGGTAATATTGTTCTTAATGTTGCATCGAGCGGAATTGCAGCGCTACTATTAAGTGGAGGACGGACGGCACACTCTCGATTTGCAATACCCATTAACCCAACAGATGAATCTTTTTGTTGCATTACCCCTAACAGCAACTTGGCCGAGTTGATATGCCGAACAAAGCTTATAATATGGGATGAGGCGCCGATGGTCCATAGAATTTGTGTTGAAACCTTCGACCGTTCCTTGCGAGATATATGCCGACATGTTAATTCAAATAGCATGGACACACCGTTTGGCGGCAAAGTTGTAGTTTTTGGTGGTGACTTTCGTCAAGTTTTACCTGTTGTTCATCAGGGTAAAAGAGAAGACACCGTTGGGGCCTCTCTAAATTCTTCTTACATTTGGAGTCATGTGACAGTGCTAAAGCTTACAGTTAACATGAGACTCGGTGGAGCCAACAATGCGACAGGCGATACGAAAGCTTTTGCTGACTGGATATTGAGAATTGGAAACGGTACATTAGGTGAACCAAATGATGGAGAATGTGATGTCATCATGCCTGATGACATTTTGATTACCAATGTTGAAGATCCAATTGGTTCACTTATTGCCTCTATTTATCCGAACTTTATTGACAATCTTGGGAATCCATCATACTATCAGGAAAGGGCTATTCTTGCACCAACCCATGATGATGTCAACATAATTAACGATCATATGATGACATTCCTTGAAGGTGAAGAGCATGTTTTTTTAAGCTCGGATAGTATTTGCCAGTCTGAAAAAGGTGCCGATTTCAATAATGAATTGTACACAAATGAGTTTCTAAACAGCATTCAAGTTGGTGGTCTACCTAAGCATAGGCTTGTACTAAAAGTTGGTGTTCCTGTCATGCTCCTTCGTAATGTTGATCAGTCGTCTGGTCTATGCAATGGTACGCGATTACAAATCACAAAGCTTACTGATAAGATGATTCAGGCAAAGATATTAACGGGCACTCATGTAGGAACATTAACTTGTGTCCCACGCATGTTAATTGTCCCTTCAGATAAACGAATACCATTTCGGTTTCAAAGAAGACAATATCCGTTATCAGTTTGCTTTGCTATGACTATAAATAAGAGTCAAGGGCAATCCCTAAGTCATGTTGGTTTGTTTCTACAAAGACCGGTTTTTAGTCACGGACAACTATATGTTGCGCTATCAAGAGTCAGGAGCAAGAGCGGTTTAAAGGTTCTCATTATAAACAAGGATAAAACTCTCGGCAATTCAACAAAAAACGTCGTGTACAAAGAAGTCTTGCAATATCTATAG
- the LOC139865825 gene encoding ABC transporter G family member 20-like, whose protein sequence is MSFDTTSMASDLPFLGPKSGPSSMELRQFSRPHRHHASPTLGELMQLVGDVNNSSNSNHDRVFEPQIQSYPFVLSFNNLSYSVKTPKNISLSNSLGGNKIDVSNTKVLLDDISGEAREGEIMAVLGASGSGKSTLIDALANRIAKEKLKGTVMLNGEVLESKLVKVISAYVMQDDLLFPMLTVEETLMFSAEFRLPRTLSKSKKKARVEALIDQLGLRNAAGTVIGDEGHRGVSGGERRRVSIGIDIIHDPIVLFLDEPTSGLDSTSAFMVVKVLQRIAQSGSIVIMSIHQPSYRLMSLLDKLIFLSKGQMVYSDTPSKLPDFFAQFGNPIPENEDRTEFALDFIRELEISGSGSQPLVDFNKTWIRKNANESNLGQGAKLSLKDAISASISRGKLVSGATNMDSNLSSSVPTFANSFWVEVLVIAKRSMLNSWRSPELYAIRLGAIIVTGTILSTMFYKLDNSPRGIKERLGFFAFAMSTMFYTCAEAIPMFLQERYIFMRETAYNAYRRSSYVVSHSIIAIPSLIFLSFVFACITFWAVGLAGGTMGFFTFLLFIFASFWVGSSFVTFLSGVVAHVMLGYTVVVAVLAYFLLFSGFFITRDRIPSYWLWFHYMSLVKYPYQGVLQNEFGDPTECFVTGTQIFDNSPLGAISDSMKVKLLKSMSQTLGVNITSSTCLTNGADILKQQGVTDINKWGCFWVTIALGFFFRILFYFALLVGSKNKRR, encoded by the coding sequence ATGTCTTTTGACACCACTTCAATGGCTAGTGACTTGCCCTTTTTAGGCCCAAAATCTGGTCCTTCAAGCATGGAACTTCGACAATTTTCCCGCCCACACAGACACCATGCTTCCCCTACTCTTGGTGAACTCATGCAACTCGTTGGTGACGTAAACAACTCCTCAAATTCAAACCATGATCGAGTTTTTGAACCACAAATTCAATCATACCCTTTTGTTCTATCATTCAATAACCTTAGTTATAGTGTCAAAACACCTAAAAATATCTCACTTTCTAATTCACTTGGTGGTAATAAAATAGATGTTTCCAATACCAAAGTTTTACTAGATGACATTTCGGGTGAAGCGAGAGAAGGCGAGATTATGGCGGTTCTTGGTGCTAGTGGTTCAGGGAAATCGACATTAATCGATGCCTTAGCTAACCGAATTGCGAAAGAGAAGTTGAAAGGAACGGTGATGTTAAACGGTGAAGTTCTCGAATCGAAATTAGTTAAAGTGATTTCGGCATATGTTATGCAAGATGACTTGTTGTTTCCTATGTTAACCGTTGAGGAAACCCTAATGTTTTCTGCGGAGTTTAGGCTTCCGCGGACACTTTCTAAGTCGAAAAAAAAGGCTAGAGTCGAAGCTTTGATCGATCAATTAGGGTTAAGGAACGCTGCAGGAACGGTGATAGGTGATGAAGGTCATAGAGGGGTTTCGGGTGGTGAAAGACGCCGGGTTTCGATTGGAATCGATATAATTCATGACCCGATTGTGTTGTTTCTTGATGAACCAACTTCTGGGCTCGATTCGACTAGCGCTTTTATGGTTGTAAAAGTATTGCAAAGAATagcacaaagtggaagtattgtgATCATGTCAATACATCAACCGAGTTATAGACTTATGAGTTTGTTAGACAAATTGATTTTTCTTTCAAAAGGGCAAATGGTGTATAGTGACACTCCATCAAAGTTACCTGATTTTTTCGCCCAATTTGGGAACCCGATTCCTGAAAATGAAGATCGTACGGAATTTGCTCTTGATTTCATTCGAGAGCTCGAGATATCCGGTTCAGGGTCCCAACCGCTAGTCGATTTCAACAAGACATGGATTAGAAAGAATGCAAATGAATCAAATTTGGGTCAAGGAGCAAAATTGTCTCTAAAGGATGCAATAAGTGCAAGTATTTCTAGAGGGAAATTAGTTTCGGGTGCTACAAATATGGATTCGAATTTATCATCTTCGGTTCCAACGTTTGCAAACTCATTTTGGGTTGAGGTTCTGGTGATCGCCAAACGTTCAATGTTGAACTCATGGCGATCACCAGAATTGTACGCCATTCGACTGGGCGCAATTATAGTCACTGGAACCATACTCTCCACCATGTTTTATAAACTCGACAATTCGCCACGAGGAATAAAAGAACGATTAGGGTTTTTCGCGTTCGCTATGTCAACAATGTTCTACACTTGTGCCGAAGCTATTCCcatgtttcttcaagaaaggtatattttCATGAGAGAAACCGCATATAATGCGTATAGACGTTCATCATATGTAGTATCTCACTCGATTATCGCAATCCCTTCGTTAATTTTCCTCTCATTTGTATTCGCTTGCATAACCTTTTGGGCCGTTGGGTTAGCCGGTGGGACCATGGGGTTTTTCACCTTTCTTTTATTCATTTTCGCGTCGTTTTGGGTTGGAAGTTCTTTCGTAACGTTCTTATCGGGCGTTGTGGCCCATGTCATGCTTGGTTACACGGTTGTGGTTGCGGTTCTCGCTTATTTCTTACTTTTTAGTGGTTTTTTCATCACTCGTGATCGAATTCCTTcgtattggttatggtttcattataTGTCACTTGTTAAGTATCCTTACCAAGGGGTTTTGCAAAATGAATTCGGTGATCCAACGGAGTGTTTCGTTACAGGAACTCAAATATTCGATAACTCGCCATTAGGTGCGATTTCGGATTCGATGAAAGTGAAGCTTTTGAAGAGTATGAGCCAAACACTTGGTGTGAATATCACAAGCTCAACTTGTTTAACAAATGGTGCGGATATATTGAAGCAACAAGGCGTTACAGATATTAACAAATGGGGCTGCTTTTGGGTCACTATTGCATTGGGCTTCTTTTTTAGAATCTTGTTTTATTTTGCTTTACTGGTTGGTAGTAAAAACAAAAGGaggtaa